In the Pseudodesulfovibrio sp. S3 genome, TCCCTGTTCTCGGACTTCAAGGCCTCGGTGTCTTCCATGGTCACCGTAATGCGCCGGGCCGCTTCTTCCAATCCCTGCCGGACCTCGGTCACGTCAGGCGACCCCATGCTTTCAGCATCAAGCACCGAACGGATACCGTCACCCACGGACTTGGCTATTTCCATGCCGATGGCCGCAGCCATCTTCATGACCGGTTCCATGGACCCGGCGGACAGGGCCATGGGGACGTCGCCGCCACCGGAGACAGTCGGCATGGCATCGGCCTGGAGCGGATAGTTTTGGGACAGCTGGTCCATGACGTCGCGGGCGGTGTGGCCTTCCTTGAGAAGACGGGAAATGGCTCCGAACACCTCAACGGCTTCAGGCCTGAACCGTTTCTGGCGTCCCCGCCCCACGCTCGGCAGATGCTGGGAAAAACGGTTTTTCCAATAATGCACAGTGGACTCGGGCAGTTCCAGTTCGCGGGCGATTTCTGCCACGGAAAGCACTTTCTTGCCAGTCATGTCTCAACTCCCCTTGCTTGACTTGCCTACCTTGTTGTTCTTCATTGGAGTACAGAAAATTCCGCATTGAGACAAGTATTTTATTTTCTCATCCTCCTAATTTTAAAGAAGTTTTCAACTACAACAAAGACTCCTGCCAGCGTTGTGGTTGATATTCTTGATTATTTCTAGACTTTTATTAGAAAAGCACGATAGCTGGCGGCGAATCTGCCCGGACGGTCCATTCCCTGTTTGCGCTTGCACGCAGAACCCATTATGTTCGTGCGGTTGTCACAAGCCATTCGCAAGGGGAAGCCGCCAATGAAACCACTTTTCACCTCCAGACCCGCCTATATCGCGCTCAGGCTGATCATCGGCCTGCTGTTCATGTATGCCGGGGCCATCAAGCTCGCCAACCCCGACGGTTTTGCCGTGACCATCAACATATACGGACTGGTTACATGGCGCATGGCCACAGCCCTCGCCTATGTCATCCCGGCCATTGAGATCATCACGGGGTTGGGGTTGGTGCTCGACGTCAAAGGGGCGTTGCTGACCGTTGTCGCACAGTTGTTGGGGTTCATGGTTATACTGCTGTACGCCCTGCATATCGGCCTGGATGCCGACTGCGGCTGTTTCGGCACACCCCGATCCACTGCCAACGCCCCCACAGGGCCCCTTGAAGCCCTTTTCCGCGACGGACTCATGCTGGCTGCCTGTGCAGCCATGTACTGGCAACGCAGCAAGGCCGGAAGAACTCCCCGCCCCATCACCCGCCTGTTTTCCAAAAGCGCATGAAAAAGGCCGCATTGCTGCGGCCTTGTCGTTCCTGTTGCGGTCACCCGGCTACTGAACCAATTGCCAGGAACCGTCAGGCTGTCTGTAAGCCTTGGCGTAGACCGTCTGGGTGGAGCCGTCGGCCATGCGGGCCTTGAGCGTCACATCACGTTCCACACGTCCGTTGCCATATTGTCGAGGCGGTTCCGGAATGGCCTGATACTGGACATGACTGTCCGGGTTGACCCACCGGGTTGCATGGCCCGAAGGAGCGGTCTCCAGGGTATTGTGTATCTGCCGTTCGTCGTAGGCATCATACTTGTCCATCTCATTGCCCGCGATATAACCGACCAGCATACCTGCGCCCGCACCAATGGCTGCGCCGGATATCTTGTTCTTGAAAGTCAGTGCGCCCAGGGTGGCGCCGGCCAATGTGCCGAGTGCGGCACCGTTCTGCGCCTGGGTTGTCTGGCATCCCGTCAGCAGCGAAATCATCATTACCAATACGATTGCGGTTCTCATGGTTATATCCTCCTGTTCGGCCTACCCGGCCCTTGATGCTTCTCAGGCCGCATGGCCTTGCTCTCATGACCTTTTTTTGAGCAATGCGTATGCCACCACACAACATCCCGATTCCATTGGCTTTCAACAAAACACAAACGCTCCAGCGCGCGCAAAAATACGCACAGGAACGCAATTATTGTCCACTGGAAGCAAGGGCTGGCGATAAAAACCGGCAGGCGGTTTCAGACAGGGCAATAACAGTTGAACGCTCTTTGGAGACAAACAACAACGAACTACATCAGGGAAAAAACGGATTCATCCGAAAAAAAGATCGATGCAGTGCCATGGCAAACCCGGGACAATCAATCCAGCCAGGCTATTTCCACATCTTTTCGCGCCGGGATGCGCTTGTAGCGATATTTCGGGTAGCCAAGCATGAGGGCTGCGTAGACGCCGTGCCCTTCGGGGATGCCGAGGGTTTCACGGATGGCGCAACACCCCTCGGCCACTTCCATGAGGAATCCGGCCCAGCATGCACCTATGCCGTGGGCATGGGCGGCCAGTTCGAGGTAGGCGGCGGCCAGGGAGCAGTCCTCGGCAGGGTTGAACCCGTCCTCTGGCGCGTGGGCCACGGCCACATGCGGCGCCCCGTGCAGGATCTTGTCCAACCCTTTGGACCAGTTCTTGACCACGCCGGGGAACACGGAATGGGTAGCCATGTATTCCACGGTCAACCCGGCAAGACGACGGGTCGCCTGCGGGGTGCGGGTGATGATCCAGCGGGCCGGCTGACCGTTCTTGGCGCTGGGGGCAAACCGGGAGATGGAGAACAGGCGGTTCAACACATCCTCGGGAATGACCTTGTCCCTGTAGGCGCGCACGGACCGGCGACCGCACAGGAACTGCTCGGCCTGATCCGGGGTGAGTTTCAAATCCCTGACCAGAGGCACGCACTGCTCGGGAGACAGTCCTTGGGACACGGCGGGCATCTCGGGCAGGGTGACGGCCCCAACCGGGCACACGGCCACGCAATGACCGCAGTTGATGCAGGTCTTTCTGGCAGCGGGACGAAGCTTGGGGAAGCCGTCCGCACCGTCCACGATCAAGTCAAAAGGGCACTCGTCCAGACAGGCGCCGCACTGCTTGCAGATATCCTTGTCAGCAAACATGATCGCTCCCTATACAGGATTACGCACCCGGCATGCAGGTGCGGAAAAAACAGACAGTCGGTGTCTAGCGTGCGACGGCGGCGATGGCTGGAATGGCCTCGAGCATGACCCCGCGCAGGGCATCGGCCAGGATGTCCGACTCCGTGGAATATCCCGGCACGACCACGTCCTCCACCTCGCTCATGTACTTCTGGACATGCACCGTCTCTCCGCCCTTGGTAACCATGATCCTGACGGACACCTTGCCCTTGTAGGTGGTCACGCCGGTCTGGTTGAGCTCCACGCCCAGCACCTCGCCGGTCACGAGCAGGTCGTCCTCGGGCATGACCGTGGAGGTCCGGTACTTGGCCGTGCAACCGGCACTCTCAAGCTCGTCGAACAAGGCCCAGCCGACCCAGTCAGCGACATCGGAAAGCGAGGTGATGACACTGTTGTCGGTGGTTTTACCCAGGTTGGTAACAGTCCGCTTGTCCTCGAACCTGAAGACCACCACATTGCCCACGCACGGGGAATCCGTGCTGTTCAGGGCGTAACTGAGTTTGATCGCATTGCTCTTGGCGCAACCGGGAAGCAAAAACACCATCAGACACAAAGGCAGCAACCATTTGCTATATGTATTCATCAGAGGTTCTCCATCATATTTCATCCCCCTGCGGGGGCGTTTCCTTGTTTCCTTTCAAATGCTCGTCGAATTCCTTTTCCATCTTGTCCAACATCTTCCGGGTCAACTCCAGCAGTCGGTCCAGGTTCTCATCGACAAAGGACTTGGCCTTGT is a window encoding:
- a CDS encoding MerR family transcriptional regulator, whose product is MTGKKVLSVAEIARELELPESTVHYWKNRFSQHLPSVGRGRQKRFRPEAVEVFGAISRLLKEGHTARDVMDQLSQNYPLQADAMPTVSGGGDVPMALSAGSMEPVMKMAAAIGMEIAKSVGDGIRSVLDAESMGSPDVTEVRQGLEEAARRITVTMEDTEALKSENRELKEKLAVMEAEMVRLRKDRREMEKYLLDKIKSVST
- a CDS encoding MauE/DoxX family redox-associated membrane protein, whose product is MKPLFTSRPAYIALRLIIGLLFMYAGAIKLANPDGFAVTINIYGLVTWRMATALAYVIPAIEIITGLGLVLDVKGALLTVVAQLLGFMVILLYALHIGLDADCGCFGTPRSTANAPTGPLEALFRDGLMLAACAAMYWQRSKAGRTPRPITRLFSKSA
- a CDS encoding glycine zipper domain-containing protein translates to MRTAIVLVMMISLLTGCQTTQAQNGAALGTLAGATLGALTFKNKISGAAIGAGAGMLVGYIAGNEMDKYDAYDERQIHNTLETAPSGHATRWVNPDSHVQYQAIPEPPRQYGNGRVERDVTLKARMADGSTQTVYAKAYRQPDGSWQLVQ
- a CDS encoding nitroreductase family protein; the protein is MFADKDICKQCGACLDECPFDLIVDGADGFPKLRPAARKTCINCGHCVAVCPVGAVTLPEMPAVSQGLSPEQCVPLVRDLKLTPDQAEQFLCGRRSVRAYRDKVIPEDVLNRLFSISRFAPSAKNGQPARWIITRTPQATRRLAGLTVEYMATHSVFPGVVKNWSKGLDKILHGAPHVAVAHAPEDGFNPAEDCSLAAAYLELAAHAHGIGACWAGFLMEVAEGCCAIRETLGIPEGHGVYAALMLGYPKYRYKRIPARKDVEIAWLD